From a single Gavia stellata isolate bGavSte3 chromosome 15, bGavSte3.hap2, whole genome shotgun sequence genomic region:
- the RIPOR1 gene encoding rho family-interacting cell polarization regulator 1, which produces MNGKPKGRPSRSHSTMSLSARPQRRVLVTKINRSQSFAGVNSTADRPFRNLSPFTPTVSRKTGSRVSRMFSMSHKSPPPKVPQPNRLDEVYEALKKGLTAYLEVHQLELEKLSTQIRESKRNSRLGFLYDLDKQVKSIERFLRRLEFHASKIDELYEAYCIQRRLRDGAHNMVKAYSTGSPGSREARESLAEASKGYKEYTENMCLLENELESQLGEFHVRMKGLAGFARLCAGDQYEIFMKYGRQRWKLRGRIEVNSKQVWDSEEMVFLPLVTEFLSIKVTELKSLANHVVVGNVSCETKDLFAALPQVVAVDINDLGTLKLSLEVTWNPFDKDDQPSAASTVNKASTVNKRFSTYNQSPPDTPSLREQAFYNMLRRQEELENGTAWSISSESSDDSSSPQLSGSARHAAHKPIVQPEVQASAPAIEISFSQQPEEAEAGPGAGSVSVPTAGSQPEDPDSRKKEAVANGHVPYSRTLSHISEASVDATMEAKAAESPWEPTPSPEDTGTGERDADPLPGASVAAATAGQERGAEAKPRATVAWATTCEAEADGAEPVQSQAPAQGGCGTAVPTALAQASAEETPVLAPPLPAGITEVPRGKVVDSGLEEAIGLLGSALDDYRGQFPELQPLERELKRLEEMLLQKQGVFLSRASSISLTVEHALESFSFLNTSDMEDSEGSEEEPLQDERRAGRPRRGSRAPSAGETGADDTGMCSGSEASTDPMSTGNEFLDKALVLHLNNCNRLLLKLGTFGPLRCREMYALDRLLREAQVLEIVCQLTEERAGAAGSAAEVVQFSTRKEGVLPLWDRCVEEPNVYTCPVERFLQVLSAQYAAPISERHPGLADAVCVKLVEDVLNRRLPRRPGSTQGEQVTIFQYWSHFESLGTLVLDTYVMELAEEALLAQNLNSDDQDVVLRALKRVPEGRLKKEGLKALSLLLVEGNSKVVSAVSAQLRSLAENPRFRQRALVCYLEQLEDEEVQTRVAGCAALGCLKAKESIEQLVYLCQTDKEPVREAAKQSLMLCGEDGKSAHRRLEETLDSLPRIFAPASMASTAF; this is translated from the exons CAGCGCCGCGTCCTCGTCACCAAGATCAATAGGAGCCAGTCCTTCGCTGGAGTGAACTCAACGGCCGACCGGCCCTTCAG GAACCTCTCGCCCTTCACCCCCACCGTCTCCCGCAAGACTGGCTCCAGGGTCAGTAGGATGTTCTCAATGTCCCACAAATCCCCACCACCCAAGGTGCCTCAGCCCAACCGCCTGGACGAGGTGTACGAAGCTCTCAAGAAGGGCCTGAC AGCCTACCTGGAGGTGCACCAGCTGGAACTGGAGAAGCTCAGCACCCAGATCCGTGAGTCCAAGAGAAATTCGCGCCTG ggCTTTCTCTACGATCTGGATAAG caaGTGAAGTCAATCGAGCGCTTCCTGCGTCGCCTGGAGTTTCATGCTAGCAAG ATAGATGAGCTCTATGAGGCTTATTGCATCCAGCGACGGCTCCGCGATGGAGCCCACAACATGGTCAAGGCTTACAGCACGGGCTCACCGGGCAGCCGGGAGGCACGCGAGAGCCTGGCTGAGGCCAGCAAGGGCTACAAGGAGTACACAGAG AACATGTGTCTGTTGGAGAACGAGCTGGAGAGCCAGCTGGGCGAGTTCCACGTCCGGATGAAAG GACTGGCAGGCTTTGCCCGGCTCTGTGCTGGTGACCAGTATGAG ATCTTCATGAAATACGGACGGCAGCGGTGGAAGCTGCGGGGGCGCATCGAGGTGAACAGCAAGCAGGTGTGGGACAGCGAGGAAATGGTTTTCTTGCCCCTCGTCACCGAGTTCCTCTCCATCAAG GTGACGGAGCTAAAGAGCCTGGCCAACCACGTCGTGGTGGGCAATGTGTCCTGTGAGACCAAGGACCTCTTTGCGGCTCTGCCCCAGGTAGTGGCTGTGGATATCAACGATTTGGGCACCCTCAAACTCAGCCTGGAGGTGACCTGGAA tccCTTCGACAAGGACGACCAGCCCTCGGCAGCCAGCACCGTCAACAAAGCCTCCACCGTGAACAAGAGGTTCTCTACCTACAACCAGAGCCCGCCTGACACGCCGTCCCTGCGGGAACAGGCTTTCTAT aacATGCTGCGGcgccaggaggagctggagaacGGCACGGCCTGGTCCATCTCCTCTGAGTCCTCAGACGACTCTTCCAGCCCCCAGCTGTCTGGCAGCGCCCGCCACGCCGCGCACAAGCCCATCGTGCAGCCCGAGGTGCAGGCCTCCGCCCCTGCCATCGAGAtctccttctcccagcagcCGGAGGAGGCCGAGGCTGGGCCCGGGGCCGGCAGCGTCAGCGTCCCCACGGCCGGGAGCCAGCCGGAAGACCCGGACAGCCGTAAGAAAGAGGCGGTGGCCAACGGGCATGTGCCCTACTCCCGGACTCTGAGCCACATCAGCGAGGCCAGCGTGGATGCCACGATGGAGGCCAAGGCTGCGGAAAGCCCCTGGGAGCCCACGCCAAGCCCAGAGGACACAGGGACGGGCGAGCGGGACGCGGACCCCCTCCCCGGCGCCTCGgtggcagctgccacagcagGGCAGGAAAGGGGCGCTGAGGCCAAGCCCCGTGCCACCGTGGCATGGGCCACCACCTGCGAGGCAGAGGCTGACGGGGCCGAGCCGGTGCAGAGCCAGGCGCCAGCACAGGGCGGCTGCGGCACCGCGGTCCCCACGGCGCTGGCGCAAGCCTCTGCGGAGGAGACACCCGTCCTGGCCCCGCCACTGCCCGCCGGCATCACCGAGGTGCCACGGGGGAAGGTGGTAGATTCGGGTCTCGAGGAGGCCATTGGCCTCCTGGGCTCGGCCCTGGACGACTATCGAGGGCAGttcccagagctgcagccccTCGAACGGGAGCTCAAGCGCctggaggagatgctgctg cagaagcagggTGTCTTCCTCAGCCGGGCCTCCAGCATCAGCTTGACGGTGGAACATGCACTGGAGAGCTTCAGTTTCCTCAACACCTCCGACATGGAGGACTCGGAGGGCTCTGAGGAGGAGCCTCTCCAAGACGAGAG GAGGGCTGGCAGACCCCGGCGTGGCAGCAGGGCCCCCAGCGCCGGCGAAACGGGGGCAGATGACACCGGCATGTGCAGCGGCTCCGAGGCCAGCACCGACCCCATGAGCACCGGCAACGAGTTCCTGGATAAGGCCCTGGTGCTTCACCTCAACAACTGCAACCGCCTGCTGCTG AAGCTGGGCACCTTTGGTCCCCTGCGGTGCCGGGAGATGTACGCCCTGGACAGGCTGCTGCGGGAGGCGCAGGTGCTGGAGATCGTGTGCCAGCTGACGGAGGAGCGAGCGGGAGCAGCCGGCTCTGCTGCCGAAG TGGTGCAGTTCTCGACACGGAAGGAGGGCGTGCTGCCCCTTTGGGACCGCTGCGTGGAGGAGCCCAACGTCTACACCTGCCCTGTGGAGCGGTTCCTGCAGGTGCTCAGCGCTCAGTACGCGGCACCCATCAGCGAGCGGCACCCTGGCCTGGCCGATGCTG TGTGTGTGAAACTGGTGGAGGACGTGCTGAATCGGCGGCTGCCCCGGCGgcctggcagcacccagggcGAGCAGGTCACCATCTTCCAGTACTGGAGCCACTTTGAGTCGCTTGGCACCCTGGTGCTTGACACCTACGTgatggagctggcagaggaag CGTTGCTGGCGCAGAACCTCAACTCGGACGACCAGGACGTGGTGCTGCGTGCCCTGAAGCGCGTGCCCGAGGGCCGCCTGAAGAAGGAGGGACTGAAGGCGCTGAGCCTGCTCCTCGTGGAGGGCAACAGCAAGGTGGTGAGCGCCGTGTCGGCCCAGCTCCGCAGCCTGGCGGAAAACCCTCGCTTCCGCCAACGG GCCCTTGTGTGCTacctggagcagctggaggatgAGGAGGTGCAGACGCGGGTGGCAGGGTGTGCAGCGCTGGGCTGCCTGAAG GCCAAGGAGAGCATCGAGCAGTTGGTTTACCTGTGCCAAACCGACAAGGAGCCCGTGCGGGAGGCAGCCAAGCAGAGCCTGATGCTGTGCG GGGAAGACGGTAAATCAGCTCACCGGCGGCTGGAGGAGACCCTGGACAGCCTCCCGAGGATCTTTGCACCAGCCAGCATGGCCAGTACAGCTTTCTGA